CACGGCATGGAAAGCTACCGCCGTGGCGATAGTCAGGACGAACAGAGCGACGATACGCCTTGCACCACGTTTCATTTCGACGTGCTGGTGAATGGTTTGTGGTCGTTCTTGAGGAATAAAAAACGACATGATCAAAGCGGGCACCAAGTAGTTGATGGCGGAAGGCAGAAACAGCGGCATAAACTGAGAAAAACTGACATGGCCAGCTTGCCACACCATCAAAGTGGTGATGTCGCCAAATGGGCTGAATGCGCCTCCAGCGTTGGCCGCTACCACGATATTGATACAGGCAATATTGACAAAGCGCCGATTATCGCCGGAAACTTTGAGCACCACGGTGCACATCAAAAGAGCAGTGGTCAGGTTATCGGCAATCGGAGAGATGAAAAATGCGAGAGAGCCCGTGAGCCAGAAGAGTTTGCGAAAATCGAAGCCTTTTCCCACCATCCAAGCCTGCAAAGCGTCAAACAATCCACGTTCTTCCATCGCGTTAATGTAGGTCATTGCCACCAGCAAGAACAGCAGTAGCTCGGCATATTCCAGTAAGTTGTGTTCTAAGGCCAGTTTGGCAACGTCACTTTGTCCATGTGTTTGATAAGCAAAACCAATCAGGATCCAGATGAGACCCGCCGCCAGCAGCACAGGCTTCGACTTACGCATCTTGAGATACTCTTCCAGCATCACCAAGAGATAGGCGAAAAGGAAAATAACCAGCGAGACGATTCCAATGGCAGAAGTGGTGTGATCAAGCGTACTGGTGTCCGCCGCATGACTCCAAGTAGGAAAAAATAGCAGGATGAATGCAGCCATCCATTGAAAAATGCTCATAGAAATTTCTCCTTATTTGTTTGGAGAAATTCTAGACACAAATTAACGGCTTAGGTGTGATTACAGTCCAATTCGTTGGACGTCGCTAAGGTTAGCGTTTGAGACTGTATAAACCTGCGACACTGAGCAGAGCGGCAACAAGATACAGGCCATGAGACAACCAGGCGCTGAGTTCTAAAATCGGTGTTAATTGACTGGTCCACATAACCCCCTCCTTGCTATCTTTGGCTACAACATGTGGAATGAGCTGGCTACTTTACCTGGTTTGCCCGAAGTGGGATTTGAGTCGCAGTTTGCAAAGGTCTAATCACAATTTTGCTGAGGAAGATCATGGAAAATTCCTCGCTAGTTGATTGCTTCAGGTGTGACCAGATAATTATTGCTTGGTTGAAAAGAACGATCGTGCTAAAAAGGGCCATTATGAGTAAAGGTCGAATTACAAAAGAGTACATACTGCAGCAAGCGTTTCAGTTAGCCAGTGAAAATGGGCTAGACAGCTTAACCATTGGTGAACTGGCAAAGCAGTGCGGTATGTCGAAAAGTGGCTTGTTTGCCCACTTCAATGCCAGATTGAATTTGCAGTTGTCCGTGCTTGAGTACGCCAATCAAGTGTTTACCGAGCGTGTCATTGCGCCAGCAAGGCGGTTGGGGGATGGCGATATTGAACAGAAGATCCGCCAGCTGCTCGATAATTGGATGACGTGGAATCACTCTTTTCAAGGCAGTTGTATGTTTCTTGATGCGTGGAATGACGTAAGTAGCAAAGAGTGCGAGCTGCAAAACGCGTTGC
This Vibrio navarrensis DNA region includes the following protein-coding sequences:
- the nhaD gene encoding sodium:proton antiporter NhaD, coding for MAAFILLFFPTWSHAADTSTLDHTTSAIGIVSLVIFLFAYLLVMLEEYLKMRKSKPVLLAAGLIWILIGFAYQTHGQSDVAKLALEHNLLEYAELLLFLLVAMTYINAMEERGLFDALQAWMVGKGFDFRKLFWLTGSLAFFISPIADNLTTALLMCTVVLKVSGDNRRFVNIACINIVVAANAGGAFSPFGDITTLMVWQAGHVSFSQFMPLFLPSAINYLVPALIMSFFIPQERPQTIHQHVEMKRGARRIVALFVLTIATAVAFHAVLHFPPVMGMMMGLAYLQFFGYFLRKTLVRSLARKTTIAIANGDEEALKRLGSVMPFDVFHRISRAEWDTLLFFYGVVMCVGGLSLLGYLHVVSLTMYSEWDPIWANVMVGFLSAIVDNIPVMFAVLSMEPAMSMGNWLLVTLTAGVGGSLLSIGSAAGVALMGAARGQYTFFGHLKWTPVILFGYFASIAVHLMFNSALFTL
- a CDS encoding TetR/AcrR family transcriptional regulator; the protein is MSKGRITKEYILQQAFQLASENGLDSLTIGELAKQCGMSKSGLFAHFNARLNLQLSVLEYANQVFTERVIAPARRLGDGDIEQKIRQLLDNWMTWNHSFQGSCMFLDAWNDVSSKECELQNALRQSIGQWLDYLQIQVEKGIELGAFRADLQAKQAVFELYGLYLSAHVFYSIRGKQDSQTHFWLGVEKLLVSWRAL